One Malus domestica chromosome 11, GDT2T_hap1 genomic region harbors:
- the LOC114823078 gene encoding NDR1/HIN1-like protein 1 — MSETITASDSSGSRRQLYIYLAWGTGIFVVLFAVVVLLVYLILRPCRPSFILQDMTVYNFNSSTAPPFALTTKMQVTLSSTNPNSRVGIAYQSGMDIYAVYRDQQITLASLLPGTYQGHKEPVVWSPLLNGDSVPISPLSGEAFAQDLNAGTVMIKIKLDGKVMWKVGTWISGNYHLNVLCTGNIKFGDMIIKGQPTDPCIVEIGL; from the exons ATGAGTGAAACAATCACCGCGAGCGACAGCAGTGGCAGCCGCCGCCAGCTCTACATCTACCTCGCTTGGGGAACTGGCATCTTTGTTGTCCTCTTCGCCGTTGTAGTCTTGCTTGTTTACCTCATTCTCAGGCCCTGCCGGCCAAGCTTCATTCTCCAAGACATGACTGTTTACAACTTCAACTCTTCCACCGCACCACCCTTCGCTCTCACCACCAAGATGCAG GTGACACTCTCCTCTACAAACCCTAATTCTAGGGTTGGCATAGCGTACCAATCCGGCATGGACATCTACGCCGTGTACCGAGACCAGCAGATCACGTTGGCATCTCTCTTGCCTGGAACGTACCAAGGGCACAAAGAGCCTGTGGTGTGGTCGCCGCTTTTGAATGGCGATAGCGTGCCGATATCTCCATTGTCCGGGGAGGCCTTTGCACAAGATCTGAATGCTGGGACGGTGATGATAAAAATCAAGCTTGACGGGAAGGTGATGTGGAAGGTGGGCACTTGGATTTCGGGCAATTATCACTTGAACGTGCTGTGCACGGGTAATATCAAGTTTGGTGATATGATCATCAAGGGTCAGCCGACGGATCCTTGCATTGTGGAAATTGGTCTATAA